Genomic segment of Sarcophilus harrisii chromosome 4, mSarHar1.11, whole genome shotgun sequence:
TATAATCCTGTCTCTGCCTACTGTGTGTTTGAGACAAGTGAACTCCCCACTCTGCGTCTCAGTTTCTCCCACTGCACAacaattttgtgattctgagaCCGGCCTGATCATGTACAGGTGTTGCCCAGTCTAGCTGCTGAGCTGAAGGGGTAACAACACACTGGGTCAGGGAAGCTGGGACAGAAGGGGtgacaggagaaagaaaagggtatAATTCATAGCCAATAAAGCAAATGCCCCTTTGGTTTGGACTGGACTGAGTTGGGGAAATTCAAGTTTAGTGATTGCCAAGATAAAGATGGGACCAATTGGATTATTCTGATTGGGACTGGGCCAGTTTCTTGCTCGGAACCCTAGCTTGGGCTGATGATGGCAGGGACTACCACTATGATGGAGACTAAGCCTGATTCCCATCCTCAGTGCTCCTTTCTCTTCTTGTGCATCCCTGAGAATTCCAGGACTTTCACATTCCCTAAGGGCTTCTTCCACACATCCGGGTCTGATTTCCTCGTTCCCCAAGCTCTGAGCTTGCTTCTTTCAATTTAATCCTCTTCTCAGTCTTTCTCCTCCCCCAGGCTGTTGGAACCTTTAAAAAGTCTGATAAACTCATTCACACTGAGTTGTTAATGGATGACAGCAGCTTAATGCCCTGGCTCTCCTAGTAGTGTTTGAGTATAAACCTTTTAATAGTTAACTCAAAGGAATGAATTTCAACAGTGAAATTTTAGACATTTGCCAAAGGCCTACAGAGATTATATTTGTGAAGGAAGGTCTATCTTTGACGGTATTTTGGTGAAAAATACAGGGATTGCTTGAACACACTTGCTAGCACATCCAAGCCCATCCTGCTTCTGACATTCACTACCtgtataatcctgagcaagtGTGCATGTAGTGGCCCCCAaccccattagaatggaagtgCCAAGAGGACTTGATCTGGTGCCTGGTACTTACTACAGTGCGTGTTGATTTGACAGGCTTGCTAGGGGGCTCAGTTTCCCAAAAAAAtggcccttccagctctgcatCCATGGTCTTTTCTGGAGCTGCAATCACCCTCTTGAGTGAATGCTACCTTGGCTTATTCCATTCATTCAATAGAGCTGAATTAAAAGGCTTCAAATCCAGCTTTGCTTTAGTCACTGACCCAGCCCACACTCCACACAATCCTTCATCTTCACCTCAGGCTTAACACCAACTCAGCCAACCCCACAAGCctaaaattctctcttccttctccccacaaCAGTCAGTCTCTCCTCACCAGACTGTCCCTCCCCTCCTGCCCCCACCAAACCACATGGCTACCACATTCTGACCCTTCCCACTTCTTCAGCAAACTCTGCCTGTCCTGTCTGTCCTGCTCCCTAATCCCAAACCCTACCAGTCTAGTCCCATCCCTGTTCCTTCCCCACCAAGCCCAGTCCCTCCCTACTACACCAAGCCTCACCCCTCCCTGGCTCCTTCCTCACCAAACCCTATTGCTCTCCAGCCCTTTTTCCACAGCCAAACCCAGTCCCTCCCTACCACATCatgcccctcccctcctctcctcaccTGACCCTTTCCTTCTCATACCAGGGCTcacttgatctctctctctctctctccccccccccccccccccccccccccccccccccccccccccccccccccccccccttcactcCACCCTAACACTTCCAATGATTTCCTAGGGATTTTTATGGGACCTGACAGCTGTCTTCTAGTATTTGGAGAACTGTCTTAGGAAGCTTGTCCTGCTATGTCCTCCTGATGGAAGCTGGCAGAGAGGAAGAGATTACCATCTTAGGTTTGATGTGAAAACTACCTTCTAATGGAGTTGTTTAAGCATAGAATAAATGGCCTATGACCACCTGTTGGCAGAGGACATCCCTGTTTCTAAACTATTCTGGAATGTGGCCTATAATATCCCTTCCAAACCTGGAATTCCATGACTGTGTTTCTCCTCAGACCCCATCCTCCCCTGCTATCCTTCCACCAAATGCCCTATTCTTTTCCCAACCTCTTCCAATAACCTTCTCAGAATGATTCTGAAAGCTGATTATTCCTATTTTCAGGATGCCAGTTACCAGGACAATGCCTCCTAACACTAATATATGCAGTTTGCAATTGCTTTAGAGGACAACCTTgcacttttctctgtttttgtataAGAATAGGTGTCTTATCCCTAACCTATCTTAAGATGGAACCTctaggatttagaattggaggGACCTGAGATTATTTCATCAAAGTCtatcatagatgaagaaactaaggtctactgagagaaaatttgaatccagatcttccaatTCCCCAAACTGATCATGTTCCCCTTTACTAGATACTGAGGTAAAACCATCTTTAAAAGCAAAGCAAACCCAGACCCCATCAACAACCCAAAGCCCGAGGATAAAGAAGACAACAATAACATCATAGGAGATTGGTTAGGTCAATAAGTATTATTTACTGAGCACCTGCTATATACCCAACCCTGTGTTAGGGGTCATGTAGGATACAGAGAAATATAAGacactgtccctgccctcaaagagcttacagtctagttgAGGAGACCAAGACATACACATGAACCAGAACAAGAGAAGAGAGCCTAGAATCAAGTGCTCAATTGTGTAGTACAGAGTCCAAGTGCTTGCTGTCTACTCTCCCCTCTAGGGTCAGTGTCCAGGCTGGGATTTTGTCCACAGGACTTTTGGGACAGGGAAAAGTCAGGATGGAATAAAACCTGTTCCTTCTGAATGCAGTTAACAACGGCCCTTCCCACCTTCCCCAGAAAGGCCAAAACATCTTCATCACCTTGCCTCACTTCCAAACAACCGTCACCTTGTTCAGCTGCTACACAAAGTACAATgggaagggtggggagaagggaggaggcagGTCAGGGGTTGGGGACTAGAGGGTAGGGAGAGGGatggtgggggagaggagagcTGAAAGGAAAACCTAGCTATGGAAGGGCAGCTAGGTCTCTGTAGAAAGTGCAGGGCAGGACAGCACCAATAGGGACCCAGGATCCTGAGCAGCTTGGCTGGTCCACCTTTGGGGAACGGATGCCCACCTGCCTACCCAGTGCCTGGGGGCAGGCAAAGAGGGACATGACagagagggggtaggggaaacGCTACAAGAACCAactctctcccccacctctcaGTAGAGAGCAAAGCCAAAAGGCCACATCGGGGTGGGACCCCTGCCCTTCATCTCTTGGCTTTGGACATCTCAGAGGAGGACAGTCACTTTGTATCCCTACCAACCCTACCCTCACCCCACCCTCCCAACAAAGTGccatctgtttttatttttatttttttcaaattaaaattaacttaatttagAGAACCCAGGAGAATTCCACTACACCTGATGGCGTGTTTCCTAACCAGGAATTCCTGGTGTAAGGAACGACAGGCAAGGAAGCTAGCAGCATTCTGTAGCTACACCGATCTCTGGCCTGAGGCCAACTTCATTCTATCTTATAGGATAGAGGAAACATAAGACAAGGACATTTTAAATAAGGtttcaaaacataaaaataccCGACAGTCCGACTTATACAGCGGGGGCGCAGCTAGCTTTCCACTGTcgttttttgtgttgttttttttttaaatattctccaTGCTATACAGGCCAGGGCCCACCCAGCATGAAGACAGCGTATATATACAAAGAGGagtttaaattaaaatacaaacaataattaaaacacacacacactgacaaaCAAAAAGCTAGAGTATCTGAATAGGGGTGGTCATCATCATCCAGCCCGAAGACAGAGATTGGAGCGTCAAGTCATGGCTTTCTCTTGTAGAAGATGAGCCTTCGCTTTGAATGGTAGAAATCTGTTAAGACAGAGATGGGGAAAAGGTTCAAGGATGATCAGGTCAGCTTAGCCTTGCAAAGAAAGACAACACAAAATTTATGACTTAagcttttcaaagtatttttctcaCAAAAGCTCTAGGAACCAGGGAGTGAAAgtattcattcccattttactaaggcccagagaaattgAGTGGTCTGGCTATTATTGAACATTAACTGAATAACTTCAAGTAAGTCATTACCTCCTCAAGGACCTagctagtttcctcatctgatttGGATTTCAACTACACAATGTAGATGTAAGATCAGAGGAATTAAGAGTTAGAACAGCTAGAAATTATTTAGTCCAATCtcatctgtttttacttttttttggaggcaattgaggattaaatgatttgcccacttACCAgatgtttgatttgatttgaactcagatccttgtGACTcaagtgttctattcactgcaccacctagctccctctgaccccatcattttatagaataaagTGGTGTCCATAGAGCTTAAGGGACTTATCCACGTTGGACAAGTCTCAAATCAGAGTTGGaattcaagctctaaatctagaactcctttcattttctcatgCTGTCTCACTGAAGTTATTTCTAACTCTGATATTTGACTGTCAGGGGGAGCTGAAATAAATGACCATTGAGGTCTCCTTCTGTAATTGTAAATAGCCTATCCACCCACCCACTTACCCGTCATGCTGGTCTGCTTGTGTTTTCGGGTTGGTTGGGAGGTCCCAGCCATAGACCCTTCCTCTCGCTCTGGGGTCAGTGGTACTACAGTGCAGGAGAGGGATAGATCCACATGGTCTCCCTGGGCGGACATCTGTAGCAGGGCTGGGGAGCTGGGCCGGGGCTTTGGCCTCTTCCCCCCCAGGTCCTCCCTGCCCCATGGCCCCGTCGGGCGATATATGGAGGGTAGATCCAGGCCTCGGACCCTCTCCCAGGCATAATCGCCTTCTAGGGGGGTCTCAGTGATGAAGTCGAAGTTCCATCGGCGCTGGGCCTCCTGGGTGCAGCTCTGCATCAGGTCCTGGCAGTCTTGCTTCAGCTGCTCGTGGTCCACAGGCCCAAAGAGGTTCCGGCAAAGTTTCCCACTGCAGGGGATCTGACGTGTTCGACTCGGTGACTCAGACATGCTGATGATTCTGGCTATAAGACAAAAAGACATTTAGTTGACTAGGAACCTCAGGAACACTGATTTAGAGCTGCACCAAACTCTGGAAGCCACCTAATTCAAGCCCCTTTTTTGCAGATGGGACGCCTGAGAAGTTAAGCCCAAGGTCTCAAGCCAATGAGTAATTCAGCTGCAATTCTGACTCCCAAACACAGCATTTTCCTCAGTGAACCAAGCTTCCTCTccaaaaatcccccccccccccccgtagaTATGCTCCTCTATCCCAATCACGCCCTATATACAACATTCGTATATACACAGGCACAGAAAAAACCTGAATCTCCTTCCCAGCTCTGGCACAAACCCTCCCACTATGAGCTTATGCAAGCTACTTCCTGATTATAGGCCTCCACtttctcccctgtaaaatggTCACAATAACTCTTACATTGCCTACTCCTTG
This window contains:
- the CDKN1A gene encoding cyclin-dependent kinase inhibitor 1, producing the protein MSESPSRTRQIPCSGKLCRNLFGPVDHEQLKQDCQDLMQSCTQEAQRRWNFDFITETPLEGDYAWERVRGLDLPSIYRPTGPWGREDLGGKRPKPRPSSPALLQMSAQGDHVDLSLSCTVVPLTPEREEGSMAGTSQPTRKHKQTSMTDFYHSKRRLIFYKRKP